A window of Clostridium novyi genomic DNA:
TATAAAAGCCCGCCAGCCGCATCTTTTGTTACTTGCTACCCTTAAAAGGGTCCATATACTCTTTTAAGCTTATTTGATCTGATATCATATCTTCTTTTTGTTGATTTTTTATATATTCCGTAATTGCTTTTTTATTTCTTCCTACTGTATCTACATAATATCCTTTGCACCAAAAATGTCTATTTCCATATCTATATCTTAAATTTGCAAACTTTTCAAATATCATTAAACTACTTTTCCCTTTTAAAAACCCTACAAAACTAGATATACTCATTTTAGGTGGTATCGATACTAACATATGTATATGATCTACACATACATTGGCTTCTATTATTTCTACACCTTTCCACTCACATAATTGCCTTAATATTTTTCCTATCTCTATTTTCCTATCTCCATATATTTCTCTTCTTCTAAACTTAGGTGCAAACACTATATGATATTTACAATTCCATTTTGTATGTGATAAACTATTACTATCCATTCGGATGACCTCCTTTTGTTCTTTAGATTGGCTGACGAAACCTTTTCTATTGTATCAAAAGGAGGTCTTTTTTGTCATACTCATCGCTAAAAGCTTTTCTGAACACACCTGCATAGCAGGTGGTTTTCTTTATACAATAAAAAACAGACAATCTTAATTGATTATCTGTTATATATCTTACTTTTGTTCATCCTGTGTTGGTATTTTATACATTTTTTTAGCTAAATCCATATATAGTATACCATCTAAATGATCTGTTTCGTGACATATTGCTCTAGCCATTAATCCTGTAGCTTCATACTGAACATTTTCACCTTTTTCATTCATTCCAGAAACTACAACTTTTCTAGGACGTACAACTATACCTTCATATCCTGGATAGCTTAAACACCCTTCTCCATCTTCATATTTTCCTATTTTTTTTAATATTTTAGGATTTAATAAAATTAATGGACCATTTCCATCTCTTAAATCTATTATAAATGCTCTTTTTAAAATACCTATTTGTGGAGCTGCAAGTCCAACTCCATCACCTGAGTATAAAGTATCTTTTAAATCTTGTATTAATTCTAATACCTCATCGTCTATTCTATCTATTCTTTTGCTTTTTCTTCTCAATAATTTATTTTCCACTGTAACTATATTCTTAATGGCCATTTATATCTCTCCTTGAACTATTTTGTATATTCTATACTATATTATATATTTTAAAATTTATTTTTTCTACAAAAATTCATACTCAATATTTTTCCATAAAATAACATAAGGATAATCAACATACTAATATAATGTTAATTATCCTTATCTAGATTGCTATATTTTGCTTCTTATACACTTTCTTTTTGTTTTTCAAGCATACTCTTAACCTTCATCAACCTCGTAAGTGCTCCTCTTTCATTTTCTTCTAGTTTCATTTGTATATATCTTATAGTTTCTTGAAGTCTAGGAATAGTCATATACTCAAGTGCATTAACTCTTCTTCTTGTTTTTTCAATTTCATCCGCCATTAATTGAGTAGACTTTTCTACTCCTGCAAGCTCTAATAATTTAGGAAGTATATTATAAAGTTTTTCTATTGCATTATCTAATTCAGCAGAAGTATTAGCATATCCATAAGGATATATACTACCCTCATCATCCTCAAGTAACCTTTTAAACTTCATTTCAGGTACATTTACACTCATTATATTCTTTGTACTAACACTTACAGATATCTTTTCCTTTGGATACATTATAGCTTCTTCCAATACTTCTGATGACATTAACGCTCTTGCCATTACAAAATCTTTAAGTGAGTTTCCAAGTTCCACTTCAACACTTTTTCTTAGTTCATTGTTATATTTAATTAAATCTATAAATCTTCTCATGAGTTCATCCTGTTTGTCTTTTAAAAGTTTATGTCCACGGACAGCAGTAGTAAGTCTTTTTTTTAGTTTTGTAAGTTCCATTCTAGTTGGATTTACATTTAACCTAGCTATATTACTCACCTTCTTCTGTGTTTAAATATTTCTCTAAATACTCATCCCTAATTCTTTTAAGTTCTACTCTTGGAAGTATTCTTAGTAGTTTCCATCCAAGATTTAACGTGTCTTCTATAGTTCTATTAGTATTAAAGCCTTGAGATACATACTCCTTTTCAAATGCATCTGCAAACTTTGCATATGCTCTATCAGTTTCAGATAAAGCTGATTCTCCAAGTATTACAGCAAGTTCTTTAGCTTGCTTACCTTGAGCATATCCTGCAAATAATTGATTCATAGTATCTGCATGATCTTCTCTTGTCTTGCCTTGTCCTATCCCTTTATCTTTAAGCCTTGATAGTGATGGAAGCACATCTATTGGTGGCATTATTCCCTTTTTATATAATTCTCTTGATAAAATTATCTGACCTTCTGTTATATATCCTGTAAGATCAGGAATTGGATGTGTTTTATCATCTTCTGGCATTGTAAGTATAGGAATTTGTGTAATGGAACCTGGTTTTCCTTTTACCCTTCCTGCCCTTTCATATAATGTAGAAAGATCTGTATATAAATATCCTGGATATCCTCTTCTTCCTGGTACTTCTTTTCTTGCTGCTGATACTTCACGTAATGCTTCTGCATAATTTGTCATATCAGTCATTATTACAAGAACATGCATACCTTTTTCATAAGCTAAAAATTCTGCAGTAGTCAGTGCTATTCTTGGAGTTGCTATTCTTTCAACTGCTGGATCATTTGCAAGATTCATAAATAAAACCGTTCTATCTATTGAACCTGTTTTTGTAAAATCTTCTATAAAAAATTGTGCTTCCTCAAAAGTTATTCCCATTGCAGCAAATACAACTGCAAACTTGGAATTAGACCCCAATACCCTAGCTTGCCTTGCTATCTGGGCTGCAAGTTCAGCATGTGGAAGACCCGATCCTGAAAACACCGGCAATTTTTGTCCTCTTACTAAAGTATTAAGACCATCAATTGCAGATACACCCGTTTGAATAAATTCAGATGGATAATCTCTTGAAAATGGATTTAATGGTTCTCCATTAATATCTCGCTTTTCTTCTGGAATTATTTTAGGCCCTCCATCTTTTGGTCTTCCAAGTCCATCAAATACCCTTCCAAGCATATCTTCAGATAATCCAATTTCAAGAGGTCTACCTAAAAACCTTGTTTTAGTATCTTTTAAGTTTATTCCTGTAGATCCTTCAAATAACTGAATTAATGCTTTATCCTCAGAAATTTCAAGAACCTTACCATGCCTTAACTCACCAGTTTGTAACTCTATTTCAACTAATTCATCATATGTCACTCCTCGTGTTCCATCTACTAGCATTAAAGGTCCGACTACTTCTCTAACAGTTTTATACTCCTTAAACATGCTCAACACCTTCTTCCGCTATTAACCTATCTATTTCTTCTTTTAACTCTTCCCTTATTTCATCTATTTTATCAATATTATCTTCAGGTATAAATTTAGCTCTAGCTATTTTATCCCTCATTTCTAACATAGAAGTTATTTTATCTAAATATACACCTGATCTTAAGGCACGTTCTGCATCATCCTGAAATGCAAGAACTAGTTTTAACATCTTATATTGTTTTTTTAATGACGAATAAGTATCTACATCATGGAATGCATTCTGCATTAAATAATCTTCTCTTATAGATTTTGCTACTTCAAGCTTTAATCTATCAGCTTCTGAAAGAGCATCTATACCAACAAGTCTAACTATTTCCTCAAGATTTGCTTCTTCTTGTAAAAGTACCATAGCTCTAGTTCTTAGATTAACCCACTTATCAGATATATTTTCATTCATCCATCTTCCTATACTTTCTAAATATAATGAATATGAATTCAACCAGTTTATAGCTGGGAAATGTCTTCTATATGCTAATTGAGCATCTAATCCCCAAAAGACTTTAACTATTCTTAATGTAGCTTGTGTTACTGGCTCTGATAAATCTCCCCCTGGAGGAGATACAGCTCCTATTGCAGTAATAGCTCCTTCTCTTTCATTTTCACCAAGACATATAACTTTCCCCGCTCTTTCATAGAAGTCAGCAAGTCTTGATCCTAAATAAGCTGGATATCCTTCATCACCTGGCATTTCTTCAAGTCTTCCCGACATTTCTCTTAAAGCCTCTGCCCAACGAGAGGTGGAATCTGCCATGAGTGCTACAGAATATCCCATATCTCTAAAATATTCAGCTATAGTTATCCCTGTATATATACAAGCTTCACGAGCAGCAACGGGCATATTTGATGTATTTGCTATTAATACCGTTCTCTTCATAAGAGATTCCCCTGTTTTAGGATCTTTAAGCTCTGGGAATTCATTAAGAACATCAGTCATTTCATTTCCCCGCTCTCCACATCCTATATATACAACTATTTCAGCATCTCCCCATTTAGCTAATTGATGTTGAACTACAGTTTTACCACTTCCAAATGGTCCCGGTACTGCCGCTGCACCACCTTTAGCTACTGGAAAAAATGTATCTATAATTCTTTGTCCTGTAACTAGAGGTGCTTCAGGGTTTAGTTTTTTAGAATATGGTCTTCCTTTCCTTACTGGCCACTTTTGCATAAGCTTTACTTTCTTAATACCGTCTTTAGTATTTATTTCTGCAACTACATCTTCTACAGTAAAATCTCCTTCAAAAATATTAATAACTTCTCCTTCAATACCATAGGGAATCATTATTTTATGATTTACCACTTCCGTTTCTTCTACATTTCCTAATATATAACCTGGTTTAACTTTATCTCCAGGTTTAGCACTAGGGAAAAAGTGCCATTTTCTCTCTCTATTTAATGAGGGTACTTCAATACCCTTTGTTAAATAACTACCTGCTTTTTCCGATATAGCTTTAAGGGGCCTTTGAATACCATCAAACATAGATTCTATAAGTCCTGGTCCTAATTCAACACTTAAAGGTTCTCCTGTTGAAATTACAGGAGCTCCTGGTCCAAGTCCCGTAGTTTCTTCATAAACTTGAATTGATGCATTATCGCCTCTCATTTCAATTATTTCACCTATAAGTCGTTTTTCCCCAACTTTAACAAGGTCATATATACTAGCTTCTTCCATTCCTTCAGCTATAACTAAAGGTCCCGAAACTTTTATAACTCTTCCTTTCTTCAAGTTATCAACCTTCCTTTCTTATAAAATATTAACTCCTACTGCCTTTTCTACATTATCTCTGATTCTTTGCATTCCAATATTTAAAGATCCTTGATTGCTTGGAATCAATATAATTGCTGGAAGTGTGCTTTTATTATATCTTTCTATAGTTTCTTCTATATTTTTAGCTATCTGTTCAGTAACAAATATAACTGCATATTTACTTATAGCCATCTTATCTATTATTTTTTTAGCTTCTTCGGATTTCAAAACAGTATATACATCAATTCCTATAGCTTTAAAAGCTAACACAGAATCTTTATCTCCAACAACCCCTATTTTATACATAAATCTCACGCAACCTTTCCCCTATTACCTGAGAATCAATATTGTTAATTTTTCCTACCATTATTATTCTAATTATTTTAATTTCATTTTCCTTAGCCAAAATATATGCAATCAATGGTTCTGGTCCAAAACTAATATATTTAGCATCTTTTATAAAATTCATAATGAAATTATCACAAAGTTTTTCAAAAATTTTTAAATTTTCAGTTTTTATATATTCATCTATACCAACTCTTACAACATCAACATAATCAGTATATTGAATTTTACTAGATATACTTTCAACACTTAGATTATATATATCAATTAATTCTCCTACTTGTATAGAACCACCTTCTATTAAAACACTTTCTAAAAATTTTCTAGATTTATTTTGTTTTTTTACTCTAACTAATGTTTTTATATTAACTAAATCTATGTTAATTTTTAAAAATTTTAATATATAAGAATTACCTAATCTTTCAGCTCTCATTAGCATATCCATATACATATATTTATCAATTACTATATCTATCTTTTGAGGATCATTATTAATCTTAAATTCATATATTGACTTTTCTATTGATTCTCTCATTAATTTAGGAAGCTCTTTATATTCTTCATTTAATATACAATTAGTTAAATTATTAATATTTATTACACCAATAGGTATTAAAATTTCTTTAAAACTTTTCTCTAAAATTTTTGATTTTAATAATACCTTTATATTATGATAATCATATCTAATAGACATAATATCTATTAAATCTTTTTGTGGAGATACTTCATACATAAAAGAATATAATTTTTTTAACTCTTCATTTAGTATAATTTCATAATCTTCAAGTTTTTTAACTTCCCCCATTATAAGTCCATAACTTGTTTCTTGTAATATCTTAAAAGCCTCACTTGCAGAAGTACTATCTAATAATCTTTGTATTTTAGCTTTATCAAGTAGTTTATTTTCAACTGCTCTTATTCGTGGAACAGCCTGAACATATTTAATATTATTCATTAGCTATCCTCCTTTAACTAAATAAAACTTTTGCTACCTCAGATTCTATATCATCTCTTAAAGATTTAACTAAGAAATCAAAAGTATTATTTATTTCTATACCATTTTTAGCTAGTATATATCCACCACCAATATTTCTATTTTCCGAACTCAATTTAAGTTTTCCTATTTTTCCTTTTGACTTTAATTCCTTATTTAATTCCTCTACAAATTGAGGTGTAATTACAAGATTACTAGAATCAATTATAATTTCTTCATCTCCATCTATCTCTGATGATAAAATACTATTTCTTATAAAATTTATCATTTCTGATGTAGTCATTCCATTTAACTTCTGTATAGAATCATTAAATACTTTATCTAAGACTTCTATTTTTGCTGATAGATTCATATCTCTGACTTGCAAATTAGCATTAGAAATAATTCTCTGCTTTTTTAATTTTGATTCATCCTTTGCTTTAGATAATATTATATTTCTTTCTTTTTCAGCTATACTTACTTTTTTAGATATTATATTATTTTCCTTTTCTTTAGCTTTATCTATGATATCTTTTGCAGTAGATTTTGCATTCTCTATAATCTTACTAGTTAAGTTTTCAATATTAGACATCTACATACACATCCTAACCTTACTATATTTGAATAAATAATATCATTAATAAAGAAGATACAAATCCTAATAATGCATATGTTTCAACCATTACTGCAAAAAGTACCCCTTTCATAACATGTTCAGGTTTCTTTGCTAATATTGTCATTCCAGATGCTGCTGTTCTAGCTTGTGAAATAGCTGACCTCCAACCAGCAAAAGCAATTGGTAGTGATGCAAGAAATATAAGAAATCCAGTTCCTAAACTTATAGTTAAAAGTTTTCCAGTAATTAAACCTATTTTTGAAAGAATTATAATTGTAGTAACGAATCCATATAATCCTTGAGTACCTGGTAATAATTCAAGAATTAACGCTTTACCAAATTTATCAGGATCTTCAGTGACAACTCCAGTTGCTGCTTCACCTACTATTCCTATTCCTCTGGCCGATCCTATTCCTGGTAAAAAAGTTGCAAGTCCAGCACCTAATAATGTAAGAATCATTCCTCCATTTTCAATCATAAATTCCATAAATGTTTTCATAACTTATTCCTCCTCAAATTTAAATTTTGATTTTATTCAAAATTAACCAAATATTATGAATATTTAAAAAATTTTAAACCCTAAATATTTATTTTCTAATTTTGTTAATTTCCTCATTGGATACTACCATAAATTTGCTAACTGCTTTAAATGGAGTAAATACTTTTCCTCCACCTTCATAAAACTTATTAAAGAATTCTAGATATTGCAATCTACTAGAATGCACATATGCTCCCAATGCATTTACTCCCAAATTAAATAAATGACCACCTATAAATATTATAGGTCCAACAAAATATTTAATTGGAGCAGGTATTAAATTTATCATTAAATTAAATGCATTTGCTATAAATCCAGTTGCAAGTCCTAATGCTAAAAGTCTAGAATATGAAACTATATCTCCAATATATCCTGTAATTCCATAAAGTCCATATAATCCACCACCTAATTTTCCAATAAACGTATCTGCATCTCTTCCTTGTGTAAGTATAAGCCCTCCAAAACCTAATATCATCATTATCTTTCCTATTGAACCAGCAATACCTGCAATCATTAAAAATATACCTATTAATGATATATACCATAACCCAACATCATATATAGCATCTATTACTTTTCCTTTTTTAAATAATACATACGCTTTTATTCCAAGACCAACAAATATGTGTATAACTCCAAATACTACAGCCAAACCAAGTACAGCCATTATCTGTGTTGATGGACTTAATATATATGGTGCTACCTTTCCTACAAACTGAGCTGGAGCATC
This region includes:
- a CDS encoding V-type ATP synthase subunit B, producing MFKEYKTVREVVGPLMLVDGTRGVTYDELVEIELQTGELRHGKVLEISEDKALIQLFEGSTGINLKDTKTRFLGRPLEIGLSEDMLGRVFDGLGRPKDGGPKIIPEEKRDINGEPLNPFSRDYPSEFIQTGVSAIDGLNTLVRGQKLPVFSGSGLPHAELAAQIARQARVLGSNSKFAVVFAAMGITFEEAQFFIEDFTKTGSIDRTVLFMNLANDPAVERIATPRIALTTAEFLAYEKGMHVLVIMTDMTNYAEALREVSAARKEVPGRRGYPGYLYTDLSTLYERAGRVKGKPGSITQIPILTMPEDDKTHPIPDLTGYITEGQIILSRELYKKGIMPPIDVLPSLSRLKDKGIGQGKTREDHADTMNQLFAGYAQGKQAKELAVILGESALSETDRAYAKFADAFEKEYVSQGFNTNRTIEDTLNLGWKLLRILPRVELKRIRDEYLEKYLNTEEGE
- a CDS encoding V-type ATP synthase subunit K, encoding MKTFMEFMIENGGMILTLLGAGLATFLPGIGSARGIGIVGEAATGVVTEDPDKFGKALILELLPGTQGLYGFVTTIIILSKIGLITGKLLTISLGTGFLIFLASLPIAFAGWRSAISQARTAASGMTILAKKPEHVMKGVLFAVMVETYALLGFVSSLLMILFIQI
- a CDS encoding V-type ATP synthase subunit F, whose product is MYKIGVVGDKDSVLAFKAIGIDVYTVLKSEEAKKIIDKMAISKYAVIFVTEQIAKNIEETIERYNKSTLPAIILIPSNQGSLNIGMQRIRDNVEKAVGVNIL
- the def gene encoding peptide deformylase, coding for MAIKNIVTVENKLLRRKSKRIDRIDDEVLELIQDLKDTLYSGDGVGLAAPQIGILKRAFIIDLRDGNGPLILLNPKILKKIGKYEDGEGCLSYPGYEGIVVRPRKVVVSGMNEKGENVQYEATGLMARAICHETDHLDGILYMDLAKKMYKIPTQDEQK
- the tnpA gene encoding IS200/IS605 family transposase; this translates as MDSNSLSHTKWNCKYHIVFAPKFRRREIYGDRKIEIGKILRQLCEWKGVEIIEANVCVDHIHMLVSIPPKMSISSFVGFLKGKSSLMIFEKFANLRYRYGNRHFWCKGYYVDTVGRNKKAITEYIKNQQKEDMISDQISLKEYMDPFKGSK
- a CDS encoding V-type ATP synthase subunit E → MSNIENLTSKIIENAKSTAKDIIDKAKEKENNIISKKVSIAEKERNIILSKAKDESKLKKQRIISNANLQVRDMNLSAKIEVLDKVFNDSIQKLNGMTTSEMINFIRNSILSSEIDGDEEIIIDSSNLVITPQFVEELNKELKSKGKIGKLKLSSENRNIGGGYILAKNGIEINNTFDFLVKSLRDDIESEVAKVLFS
- a CDS encoding V-type ATP synthase subunit A; amino-acid sequence: MKKGRVIKVSGPLVIAEGMEEASIYDLVKVGEKRLIGEIIEMRGDNASIQVYEETTGLGPGAPVISTGEPLSVELGPGLIESMFDGIQRPLKAISEKAGSYLTKGIEVPSLNRERKWHFFPSAKPGDKVKPGYILGNVEETEVVNHKIMIPYGIEGEVINIFEGDFTVEDVVAEINTKDGIKKVKLMQKWPVRKGRPYSKKLNPEAPLVTGQRIIDTFFPVAKGGAAAVPGPFGSGKTVVQHQLAKWGDAEIVVYIGCGERGNEMTDVLNEFPELKDPKTGESLMKRTVLIANTSNMPVAAREACIYTGITIAEYFRDMGYSVALMADSTSRWAEALREMSGRLEEMPGDEGYPAYLGSRLADFYERAGKVICLGENEREGAITAIGAVSPPGGDLSEPVTQATLRIVKVFWGLDAQLAYRRHFPAINWLNSYSLYLESIGRWMNENISDKWVNLRTRAMVLLQEEANLEEIVRLVGIDALSEADRLKLEVAKSIREDYLMQNAFHDVDTYSSLKKQYKMLKLVLAFQDDAERALRSGVYLDKITSMLEMRDKIARAKFIPEDNIDKIDEIREELKEEIDRLIAEEGVEHV
- a CDS encoding V-type ATP synthase subunit D; amino-acid sequence: MARLNVNPTRMELTKLKKRLTTAVRGHKLLKDKQDELMRRFIDLIKYNNELRKSVEVELGNSLKDFVMARALMSSEVLEEAIMYPKEKISVSVSTKNIMSVNVPEMKFKRLLEDDEGSIYPYGYANTSAELDNAIEKLYNILPKLLELAGVEKSTQLMADEIEKTRRRVNALEYMTIPRLQETIRYIQMKLEENERGALTRLMKVKSMLEKQKESV
- a CDS encoding V-type ATP synthase subunit C, with translation MNNIKYVQAVPRIRAVENKLLDKAKIQRLLDSTSASEAFKILQETSYGLIMGEVKKLEDYEIILNEELKKLYSFMYEVSPQKDLIDIMSIRYDYHNIKVLLKSKILEKSFKEILIPIGVININNLTNCILNEEYKELPKLMRESIEKSIYEFKINNDPQKIDIVIDKYMYMDMLMRAERLGNSYILKFLKINIDLVNIKTLVRVKKQNKSRKFLESVLIEGGSIQVGELIDIYNLSVESISSKIQYTDYVDVVRVGIDEYIKTENLKIFEKLCDNFIMNFIKDAKYISFGPEPLIAYILAKENEIKIIRIIMVGKINNIDSQVIGERLREIYV